The window GTTACGGCTATTTTATTGGAAACGGTATTATGGGAGGTGAATTTGTAAATGGTAAATTCATAAAAGGAGCAATTTTTGATAGAAGTGACTTGTCACCAAGGTTAAGATTATTGTATAGCACCAATGATATAGCTGTTCCTGACTTTAATACTTATACTCGGGAAATAGTCAGCGGCGGCTATGAAGATAATCATTACGCTTACGAGGATAGCTATAAAGGGTATAAACTTAGTCGTCAAACTACTGGAAAGAGAATTGATGGCTTTGAAAAGGATGCAAAAGTAAACTTTGGGTTTACTCCCGAAGAGCGGCGAAAGAATCGGAAAGTCATAGATGGTCAAATAAGTTTCTCTGACTTATTAATAGGTGATGTTGTGTTAGAGAATGGAATAGCCAGTCCGGTTGAGAAGGTGATAGGTGGATTGTATTATTTAAAGAATGGTAAATATGTTTCCGGATATTCTACAGATAAAGTCCGATTGTCAAAGCACTCACTATCCGAATTTGCGGTCTTGTGTACAGTCTGTAAGGGAAGTGCGCGTGAAACATATATGTATCAACGTAGTCCGGAATTGGTGCGCATGCCAAGATTGGTGACTGAAACAGTTGTGATGGATTATACCATCTGGAAAAAGACTTCTACAGTTTATGATGAATATACCAAGACCTATGCACCTGAAAAAAGAACAAGGCAATGCGCTGCCTGTAATGGTATGGGTAAAACAAAGGATGTAAAAGAGATGGTTGAGTAGGTGTTATGCTATGTTTGTCTTAGTTAAAAATTTTTTGCAGTAGATTTTTCAATTCTTTCACACCCTCACTTGCTGTTGCTTCTATTGAAGTAATGTTACTAATGCCTGGTGTGGGTGGTATTTTCTTATCGATAATATATTTTGGGATACTACGGTGGATGTATTGTATCAGCGAAGCAGCAGGGTAAACCTGCAAGGAGGTGCCAATGACCACAAATATGTCTGCTTCTTCTGCAATCATAACGGCTTCTTCCATCATGGTTACAGGTTCTTCAAACCAAACGATAAAGGGGCGCAATTGCTGCCCATCAGGAGCGAGATCACCTAATTGAATATCGCCATGAATTGCATAGGTCTTGCTTTTATCGCGCACACTGCACATCTTAAATATCTCCCCGTGCAGGTGTAATACTTTGGTGCTGCCGGCTCTTTCGTGTAGGTCGTCAATATTTTGCGTGATGATGTGTACATCAAAATCCTTTTCCAGTGCTGCTAAAGCAAGGTGCGCCGCATTGGGCTCAGCGGCTGCAACATCCCGCCTGCGCATATTATAGAAATCCAACACCAATTGTGGGTTGGCGGCAAAACCTCTAGGCGTGGCTACTTCGTACACATTATAACCTTCCCATAGGCCATCGCTATCGCGAAAAGTTTTGAGTCCGCTTTCTGCACTAATGCCAGCACCGGTTAATACCACAAGTTTTTGTTTCATCGTATACGCTAGTTCACATAAAATTAAACATCTAAGCTCAATTGAGTTCAAGAGTGATTATAAGGAAAAAGCCCCCTTAGGGGCTTGACTTATTGTTTATTTTTCCAGAAGAAGATCGTACTATCTTTTACGTATAACCATTCCATGGTACTGTCTGTACGAGAATGAATTCGGAATAAAGATGTATCTGCAGGATCAATCAGCCGGAGTGAAGAGTCAAAGAGTTGGTATTGCAACTGACTACACTCTTTTTTTTTGCTCAACCATTGCAAAGTGGTATCGCTGGTGAAGCGGATGGAATGTTCTCCACCTAGCATGGCGGTAATCAATAAAGACAAGGAGTCTTCATGGTGCTGTTGCAGTGCGATACTGTCGAGCTGCCATTCACCTTGTAATCCCTTTTGGGCAATGACTGGCTCAATTTGCTTGCGTGATTGGAAAAACCAA is drawn from Chitinophagales bacterium and contains these coding sequences:
- a CDS encoding NAD-dependent deacylase, whose product is MKQKLVVLTGAGISAESGLKTFRDSDGLWEGYNVYEVATPRGFAANPQLVLDFYNMRRRDVAAAEPNAAHLALAALEKDFDVHIITQNIDDLHERAGSTKVLHLHGEIFKMCSVRDKSKTYAIHGDIQLGDLAPDGQQLRPFIVWFEEPVTMMEEAVMIAEEADIFVVIGTSLQVYPAASLIQYIHRSIPKYIIDKKIPPTPGISNITSIEATASEGVKELKNLLQKIFN